In one Steroidobacteraceae bacterium genomic region, the following are encoded:
- a CDS encoding hotdog fold domain-containing protein, giving the protein MTASDIPRTLARWNLLSGNAMGRWLFTRAVCFKAPYFATISPRILTLQPGLCVVTMPKRRAVENHIGTVHALAAGNLCELAAGLAIEVSLPPRLRWIPRGMTIEYLNKATTGLRATAKIDRGEWSDAENVGVPVTVTDNYQREVVRAVITMYVAARAGSAG; this is encoded by the coding sequence ATGACGGCTAGCGACATCCCACGCACGCTCGCACGCTGGAACCTGTTGTCGGGGAACGCCATGGGTCGCTGGCTATTTACCCGCGCAGTGTGTTTCAAGGCACCCTACTTTGCGACGATTTCACCGCGCATCCTGACGCTGCAGCCGGGCCTGTGCGTCGTGACCATGCCGAAGCGGCGTGCGGTAGAGAATCATATCGGCACCGTACACGCCCTCGCCGCAGGCAATCTATGCGAACTCGCCGCGGGGCTCGCGATCGAAGTCAGCTTGCCGCCGCGGCTGAGGTGGATTCCCCGGGGCATGACCATCGAGTACCTGAACAAGGCGACGACTGGCCTGCGTGCCACCGCGAAAATCGATCGCGGCGAGTGGTCTGATGCCGAGAATGTCGGCGTGCCGGTCACCGTCACCGACAACTACCAGCGGGAGGTCGTGCGCGCGGTGATCACCATGTACGTTGCGGCGCGCGCCGGCAGTGCCGGCTAG